ctgtatgtatgtgtgtatatcaatatgtatgtgtgtgtctttgAATGTAATTTGTAtcttatgtatatatgtgtgtctgtctttctgaTGTGTTTGTTGAGCTGCGagctctgtatgtatgtatgtatgtgtgtatgtcatATCTGTATGTCAGTTTGTCCCCTTACCTCCGTACATgtcagtatgtgtgtgtgtgtgtgtgtgtatatatatattatatatatcatatatataatatatatatatgttatatatatatagtatatattatatgtgtggacgtatgtctgtatgtccgtTGGTCtgtatatgtctgtatgtatatgtatatatatatatatatatatatatatatatatatatatatatatatatatatatatatatatatatatatatatattcggatagttttcaatcggattcgaacccacaacatacggcatcagtcgcctagctgagaggccacagacagaaccactcggctaaatctccactcccaaaaaagagtggttcaatagccggctaagttgttacatttttctgactgagaccgctcaacacattgcagagttcgtgaagcactcacgcacgcatgctcactatcatacatcgcacatacacacacacacacacacacacacacacacacacatatatatatatatatatatatatatatatatatatatatatatatatatatatatatatatatatatatatatatatatctgtctctctgtccagagtatatatatgtatgtgtgagtctgtatgtatgtatgtatatctttTCTGTATGTTATATTCctatctgtgtgtctgtttgtgttCTGAGTGTGGTTGGATGTATGTCTCTATatgtctgtctgcatgtctgtctgtgcaTATGTTTgtatgatatataaatatatatagatatatgtatatacaaaaacatatatgtgtgtgtttatgcattTATATAGATATGTATGTTTTTGTAGACATGTATCTCTGtttgtgtgtacatatgtagtatgtatgtttTTGTAGACATGTATCTCTCtttgtgtgtacatatgtagtctgtatgtatatatgtatgcttgacatgtctgtatgtctgtctgtatgttctTATCACATATCTGtttgcgtatatatatatatatatatatatatatatatatatatatatatatatatatatatatatatatatatatatatatatatatatatatatatatatatatatatatataataaaatacagcggtgaatgaaaagtgaccaaTGCAGGATTTAAACTCACACCCCTGTATACATTatggatgctctaccaactgagctaatggatcagttggctcaatgtgggcggtcctgactcttaTATGGAACTTTTCATTCGCTGTGCGTGGATAGTGAGTAAGGCTGCTAAACTTATCACCAAACCTTTCAACCTAAAGATCGCACATGATTCTACAGGGCCATGCACACAAGTCATACTTAGGAATCTGTTGATGGTAATGAGTATCAATCAaatgaatgatgcaaagccaaACAGTGGTAATTTGAAAATGACTCGCCATAccaattttttaatgaaatacagtggtgtgtgtatatatatatatatatatatatatatatatatatatatatatatatatatatatatatatatatatatatatatatatatataatatatatctatatataatgctatatgtgtgtgtctgtatgtcagtatttatatgtatgtcagtatttatatgtatatgtatgaatatatgtatatttgcagGGGACCATGTTATTGAAAATGGTCTGTTAAGTTATGCTTTGATGTTAATATTATGTCTCAATATCTTTCAGATGCCACGCAAGAAGAATTGGAAGAGTAGTGCAGCGCTGAAGAAGAGGTTGAGTTTGGGTCGTGTCCCATCAACCACTGTCCATTTGGAGCATAGAGTCCTTCAGGACTGTCATAACATTGCAAATATATCCGAAAATGTTGTCCTTCGGGACTCTAATGACATGGCCAATGAATCTGGAAATGTTGTCCTTCGGGACTGTAATGACATGGCAAATGAATCTGGAAATGTTGTCCTTCGGGACTGTAAAGATGGAAATGTAGTCCTTCGGGACTGTAATGATGGAAATGTAGTCCTTCGGGACTGTAAAGATGGAAATGTAGTCCTTCGGGACTGTAAAGATGGAAATGTAGTCCTTCGGGACTGTAAAGACATGGCAAATGAATCTGGAAATGTAGTCCTTCGGGACTGTAAAGACATGGCAAATGAATGTGCAAATGTGGTCCTTCAGGACTGTAATGACATGGCAAATGAATCTGGAAATGTAGTCCTTCGGGACTCCAATGACATGGCAAATGAATCTGGAAATGTAGTCCTTCGGGACTCCAATGACATGGCAAATGAATCTGGAAATGTGGTCCTTCGGGACTCTGATGACATGGCAAATGAAACCCGAAATGCAGTCCTTCGGGACTCTAAGGACATGGCAAATGAAACCCGAAATGCAGTGCTTCGTGACTCTAATGACATGGCAAATGACAATGTAAGTACTAGGGAAAGATTTATTTCATACAAGGAAGGAAATGAGACATCAGAACATGACATGACTAGTATGGCAATGAAAACTACAAGTAATACTGAATATGAAGTGAGAGTGAATAAAAGTGACATTAAAGTTGATAAAATGATTGACAGTGAGAAGGTTAAGATACAAATCAAATGCTCAAACTTAGTGCAGGGCAGTTTTAACCAAAGTCATGCTCAATTTGGTGAGAACAGTGGGAGGCAGTGTGTTGCTAATAGCTATGTTTCTGTACTgtacagtaaaataaaaatgtgcaaatgtggAATACATGCGACATGGATATAATACTGCAAACAGGTAATGAATTGTATGGTTGTGTGCAGCAATCACCATCAGTGATGGATGTTTATCTTTTAGTCACAGAACTACCACAGTCTATGAGTTGTTTGACACAAAGTTTAAGTCAAGTTTTGGACAATCTGTCACAGGTCTAATAGGTGAAGATATCAATATAGATAGTTTTGTGATGTCTTTGTACAATGCATTAGTAGTGACATTAACACAATATGATGcatgttttgttaattttggaGCAGCTGTTTTTGCCGTATTGAAGAAAGAGAATATCTTCTATACATTTGACAGTCACTCAAGAGACTCAAATGGCATGGTTACACCAAATGGCACAAGTGTACTGATACCATTGGACAGTATTGAGGTAGTGTATAAACATTGCTGTAATTTAGCTACTTCTATGGGTATTGGTAGAAATGACAGTTTGAAGTGACTGGAATCACTGTGAATATTGAATCTGACTGTGTTGCCAATGTAAGTAATGGAGACAGTAACAGTGATGATGAAGTAGTTGTTGTTGGCATAGAAGAGACACCACAGTTATATTGCCCTTTGGATTTTGAGTTGTGTGAAAGGCTGTGCAATGAACTAAGCATTAAGAATGAAAATGTTACACATTTATACAGTGGTCCAGGTATTGAAATGGGTGACCCTTGTAgaacaaagaaaatcaaggagGATGGAAATTGTTTCTTTAGAGCGGTATCATATGCATTGTGTGGTACAGAGAATAATCACGATGTAATTCGATTGGCCATTGTTAAGCATCTTAAAGAGAACTCCGCAGTATTCTATTGTCATTTAAGATCTGGATATCAGTCAGTTGATGATTACCTTGTAAAATCTCACATGCAAGATTTGGGAACATGGGCAACCGAAGTAGAGATACTAGCAACTGCAAACCTTTTGAAATCAGATGTTGTCACTTTTAGTAGAGgtaaatggttgaaatattctagCACTCAGAttaacaaaaacagtgaaactACCGGTAAATCAATATTTCTGAAACACTGTATGGAAGTTCACTATGAATTTGTGGAATGTGTCAAGCCTCCAGGTGTTTTAGTGTATGAATGTGGCCATAATGCGATGAATACATCAACGAATACAACTAAAGTCATGGGAAATGTTCCACAACGTAAAGTTAAGAGGAGTTTAGGAACTGATGTAAATGAAGTAGTGGACCCAAAACATGTTGATGGGAGAAAAAGAGCTGGAAAACAACTGAAGTATGAGGAGAATGTAGTATCTGTTGATGAGATTTGTAGATCAATAGCACATCGAGTCTTGAAACGGAAACGACCATGTACAGTTACTGATCGAAGTACTTTGATTAAGAAACAAAGACGAGAAAAGCAACAACAGAGATATTGGACAGAATTTGAATTCCgtgcaaaaatgaaaagtgCTGTGAATAGGCAGTACATAGACAATGCTGTAAACAAGAAAGCAAGAGCAAAACAAATGTATGGGGACAAGGAATGTTATAGGCAAGCTAAGAGAGCACAAAgtattgagaaatatgaaaagaaTGAAATTCATAGAGAAGATGTTAAGACACGAAGTATTCAGAAATATGCAGACAATGAATGTCACAGGGAGGATGTTATGGCACGAAGtattcagaaatatgcaaataatgagaGTTATAGGGAAGATGTGAAATCACAAAGTATTGAAAAGTATAGACACAATCAGTCTCATAGGGAAGCTGTCAAAGCTAGAAGTATTGAAAAGTATGAAGTGAATCAGTGTCATAGAGCAGCTGTAAAGGCAAGAAGTGTCCAGAAATATCAGGAAAATGAGAGTCACAGGGAGTTGGTTAAAGCAAGATACATTAGAAAGTATAAAGATAGTGAAAGCTACAGGGATGATACTAAGTGTAGGGTATTTGCTGCTCGACAGTCCAAAGCTAATAAACAGAAGAACATTGAAACTGTTATAACTATGTTTCGAAATGAAATAGTCCATGGCCCCAATTATGTATGTTCAGTTTGCTATCGacaactttttaaaaaacaagTAATACAGTGTAAAAGAGAAATATATTTGAAGAAAGAAGGCTTTGTAGCAAAGATTGCAAAGAAGTGTCTTGAATTTCACCAATGCACAGATGTATGTGATAGTGACTGTTTATATTGGAGacagaaacaacagaaattAATGTGGATATGTTATACCTGTCATCGTAAATTGTTGAATGGGAATATGCCGGCAGAAGCTGCAGCTAATAATCTTCATGTAATGAATATTCCAAAAGAATTGAAATGCTTAAATTCTCTAGAGCAACATTTGATTGCTTTGCATATtccatttatgaaaatgttagCTCTACCAAAAGGTGGTCAGAATGGTGTACATGGACCTGTTCTTTGTGTTCCTTCTAGCCTAGAGAAAGGTACTTATGTTTTGCCGCGACAGGAGTCAGATGATCAAATGATTAGGGTGAAATTGAAACGGAAACTCAGCTATAAAGGTCATTACCAATATCAATATGTGAATGATTCGAAGATCAAAAGTGCACTTCATTACCTAACAATGAACAATAAGTGGTACAGAGGTATTTCTTTCAATAAAGATTGGAGGAATCCATTGTCCAGAATTGATGAAGGAGATGAATGTATTTCTGATGAAGATGGTACAAGACATGAGAGTgataaacaaaagacagaaccACAGGATGATGCTAGAAATATTGAATCACAGGATAATGCTGGAAATAGCAAATCGGGAGATAATGCTGAGAATACAGAATCACAGGATAATTCAGGGAATGCAGACGCAGaggatgatgataataatagtgAAGAGCAGCAAGGAATGTTCATGGATACATGTCTTCAACCTGTTGACATAGCTCAGGAAGTTCTTGAtcagcattttgacaaaatctattGTGTTGCTCCTGCAGAAAGAAATCATCCTGTTGAAATGTTAAATGATGAAAGTAATGAAGCAAAGTCTTTCCCTGTATTGTACCCTACTGGGTCACCAACTTTTCTGGACAGTCGCGAAGTGAGAATTACACTTGCACGATATCTTCATAATCGTTTGATGAATGTAGATAGTAGGTTTGCGAGAAACAGTGACTTCATATTTTATGCTCAGTGTTTATCAGAGGTGCAACAAGTGTTGTCAAATGTGTCTATAGCAATGCGGAAAGGGTCTAGCAAAACATGCAGTGAAAATATAACTGCTGCAAGTTTAACAGATGAACAATCActaaagaaaattttaattaTGATGAAGGTTACAAATTTCTGAAACCAATCCGAGGAACACCACCTTATTGGCAAAGTGCACAGAAAGATCTGTTTGCAATGGTGAGGCAGCTAGGTATTCCGACGTGGTTTTGCTCATTTTCATCTGCTGATATGAGATGGCCTGAGATGGTTGATAGTATTCTTGAAGCACAAGGTGATATTCGCAAAGCAGAAGAGCTGGACTGGTCAGAGAAATGTGCTGTGTTAAGAGATAACCCTGTAACAGCTGCTCGAATGTTTGATCagagatttcattactttttgaCACAAGTAATAATGTCACCAGCAGAACCTATGGTAAAATTGAAGATTACTTTTATCGAGTTGAGTTCCAGCAACGTGGTTCACCGCATACACATTGTCTGTTTTGGGTGAAGGATGCACCAAAAGTAGACaaagatgatgacgatgatgtcacttcatttgttgacaaatatgtGACTTGTGAAATGCCATGCTCAGAATATGATGAAGAACTTCATGAAATTGTGAAACAGTGTTCAAAAACACAGCACACGGCATTCAAAATCTTGTAGAAAACATGGTACTGATTGTAGATTCAACTTTCCCAGACCACCTTCTGAAAAAACGTTTATTGCTCGACCTGACACTGATGCTCAGTTGCCTGAAGTCATAAGAAAGGCTGTTAGTGATTTAGATAAAGCACTCAGTGGAATCAATTCCAATAGTACAGAAAGTTCTGTTGAATACTATGAAGTAGACGAAGTTGAATCAGATCAAGCACCAAAAGTACTAAGTAAAGGTGAGGCCAAGAAAATTCTGTCGAAAATCTGGACTGCACTTTCAGATTCTGAGAAGACTTTCTCAACAGTTGAATCTCTGTTTACTAGTATAGGAGTTACACAAGACTTGTTTGAGAGAGCGTGCAATGTATTAACTAAGAAAACCAGTGTGGTCTTGAAAAGAGAATCAAGTGATGTGTGGGTAAACCAATACAACAAGGACTTGTTACGATGTTGGAATGCTAATATGGATATACAATTTGTTGTTGATGCATATAGTTGCATTGTGTACATTATTAGTTACATATCCAAAGCTGAAAGAGAAATGGCTTACTGTTGGATCATGCACAAAAGGAAGCTTCTAAAGAGGATAATGCAGATGCCAAGAAAGCACTTAGACGATTGGGATTGTTATATGTTAATAATCGAGAAGTGAGTGCCCAAGAAGCTGTGTATAGAGTGTGCAACTTGAGGTTGAAAGAAGGATCGAGAAAAGTACACTTTATCCCAACAGGGGATAACCCTATCAAAATGAGTTTACCTCTTGAAATTCTACAAATGAGAAGTGAAGAAGGTGATCTTAATGAGGAGGAAATCTGGATGACTAGCATCATAGATCGTTATCAAAACAGACCAGATGGAgatatatttgatgaaatgtgtcTTGCTAGTTTTGTATCTGAGTACAGAATAATGTCATCATCAGAGGTGTCAAATACATGTTCAAAGAAGAATGTAGTTAAACTGAAAAATGGTTTTGGTCATATGAAGAAAAGAACTCGAACTGCTCCAGCTGTGGTGAGATATGCAAGGTTTTCAGCAATGAACAGCCAGAGAAGTATTATCAAAGCATTCTTCAACTGTTCTTGCCATATCAGTTTGATGCTCAGTTGAAACCTGACAACTTTAATTCATATGAAGAATTCTATAACACTGGTGCAGTGAAGTGTGGTAGCAAAGCTGTAGAAAGGGTGAAGGCTATAGTTGAAAGGAATAGAGCAGTCTTTGAAAAGAAGCTGATGTACTAGATTCAGCAGAGGAGATCCTTCGAACAAGTGATAACTTGGAAGATGCATGGGCTCAAATTCATCCAGAGTCTGAAATAGATAGATTGGAAAGTTTACAAGAGAGAAGGACAATTATGTGTCAGATGAAGGAGAAAATGATGAATCTATACCTGACTTGCTGGAGAAAAAACAGAAAGTGTCAGCCTCAGAAGTGTATCACCAGTGTGGAATGTCAAGGAATGAAGCTGTAATATTGCTAAGATCTTTAAATAGCACACAGAGAGAGATATTTTACAAAGTGCGGCAGTGGTGTCTGAACAAAGTCAATGGAAAAAGTGTTGAAGCTTTTCACATGTTTCTAACTGGAGGTGCTGGCACAGGAAAATCTCATTTAATCAAAGCACTGTACTATGAAGCTACACGAATTTTGGCTCGTATTCTACCAAATCCAGATGATGTATCAGTTTTGTTAACAGCACCAACTGGTGTAGCTGCGTTTAATATAAATGCTAATACCATACACAGTACCTTCTCAATAGCTATTGATGCACAACTGCCATACCAACCACTTGGAGAAGAAAAGATTAACACATTGAGATCTAAGCTTAGCAGTCTTCAAATTctcattattgatgaaatttctaTGGTTGATAAGAAGCTACTTGGCTATGTTCATGGAAGATTGAGACAAATTAAACAGACTGGTGATCAGTTGCCATTTGGTGGTGTAGCAGTGATTGGTGTAGGTGATTTTACCAATTACCACCAGTGAAAGGAAAGGCATTGTATGTGAACAGTGAAGGAGTTGATCTCTGGAATGATTACTTTTCCATTGCTGAACTGACTGAAGTAGTGAGACAGCAAGACTCTGAATTTGCTGAAACATTGAACGTAATCAGAAAAAGACAGAAATCTGATGATTTAGATGCTCATGTTGTTACTATGCTTCAAAATTGTGAAACTGGTGAGGAGGGTAAAGGAATTCATATTTTTGCAACCAACCGAAAAGTTGATGAATGTAACATTAGAAAACTTCACTCGTTAAGTTCAGATGTAATTTGTATTAATGCACAGGATTTGTACAGAGATCCCAAAACAAAGAATTAGTCAAAGTGAGTGGGCAACATCGTAAAGTGTACAATACCAATTTGGCAAAAACTGTTACTCTGGCAGTTGGTGCTCGTGTGATGTTGACGAAGAATATTGATGTGTCTGATGGTTTAGTGAATGGCGTTTTTGGCATTgtgtcatacatacatgtggAATCCAGAGAGAGTTTTCCATCTACTATATATGTTTGTTTTGACA
This genomic window from Ptychodera flava strain L36383 chromosome 10, AS_Pfla_20210202, whole genome shotgun sequence contains:
- the LOC139142644 gene encoding uncharacterized protein, with the translated sequence MPRKKNWKSSAALKKRLSLGRVPSTTVHLEHRVLQDCHNIANISENVVLRDSNDMANESGNVVLRDCNDMANESGNVVLRDCKDGNVVLRDCNDGNVVLRDCKDGNVVLRDCKDGNVVLRDCKDMANESGNVVLRDCKDMANECANVVLQDCNDMANESGNVVLRDSNDMANESGNVVLRDSNDMANESGNVVLRDSDDMANETRNAVLRDSKDMANETRNAVLRDSNDMANDNLFLPY